One Nocardioidaceae bacterium SCSIO 66511 genomic window carries:
- a CDS encoding glutamine synthetase family protein, translating into MNTPRRNDRYLTLQDLEDRIRAGEIDTVIAAFTDMQGRLQGKRLHAPYFLDHVVEHGTEGCNYLLTVDVDMNTVAGYEMTSWEKGYGDMEFVLDFDTIRVLDHLPATAMVQCDLVWMDHRPVEQSPRRILRKQLDRAAAGGYRAFAGTELEFIVFDDTYEDAWNRAYRDLTPSNQYNVDYSIVGTSRVEPLLRDIRNTMYTAGLDVESAKGECNPGQHEIGFLYADALVTADNHAVYKTAAKEIAAKHGKSLTFMAKYNELEGSSCHIHLSLRGDDGSLVFWDDETGERSTLYEQFVAGVLTTMRDFTLLYAPNINSYKRFADGSFAPTTIGWGMDNRTCAVRLVGHGAGARMENRVPGGDVNPYLSLAAMLAGGLHGIENGLTLEPETVGNAYSSDKPEVPKTLQEAREAFVGSEIARKGLGDEVVDHYARMAEVEVEAYNAVVTDWELRRGFERM; encoded by the coding sequence ATGAACACACCACGACGCAACGACCGCTACCTCACTCTGCAGGACCTCGAGGACCGCATCCGCGCCGGCGAGATCGATACCGTGATCGCCGCATTCACTGATATGCAAGGGCGTCTGCAGGGCAAGCGTCTGCACGCGCCGTACTTCCTCGACCATGTCGTCGAGCACGGTACCGAGGGCTGCAACTACCTCCTCACCGTCGACGTCGACATGAACACCGTCGCCGGTTACGAGATGACGTCGTGGGAGAAGGGCTACGGGGACATGGAGTTCGTCCTCGACTTCGACACCATCCGAGTGCTCGATCACCTGCCCGCAACCGCAATGGTGCAATGCGATCTGGTGTGGATGGACCACCGTCCGGTCGAGCAGTCGCCGCGCCGGATCCTGCGCAAGCAGCTCGACCGGGCCGCGGCGGGTGGCTATCGTGCCTTCGCCGGAACGGAGCTGGAGTTCATCGTCTTCGACGATACGTACGAGGACGCGTGGAATCGTGCATACCGCGACCTCACGCCCTCCAACCAGTACAACGTCGACTACTCGATCGTCGGTACGTCACGCGTCGAACCGTTGCTCCGCGATATCCGAAACACCATGTACACCGCGGGACTGGACGTTGAATCGGCCAAGGGCGAGTGCAACCCGGGGCAGCATGAGATCGGCTTCCTCTATGCAGACGCACTCGTGACCGCCGACAATCACGCCGTGTACAAGACTGCTGCGAAGGAGATCGCAGCGAAGCATGGCAAGTCCTTGACGTTCATGGCGAAGTACAACGAGCTCGAGGGCAGCTCCTGTCACATTCACCTGTCACTGCGCGGCGACGACGGCTCGCTGGTGTTCTGGGACGACGAGACCGGCGAACGCTCCACTCTGTACGAACAATTCGTCGCGGGCGTACTCACGACAATGCGAGACTTCACCCTGCTCTATGCGCCGAACATCAACTCATACAAGCGATTCGCCGATGGCTCGTTCGCACCCACGACGATCGGCTGGGGTATGGACAACCGAACCTGCGCAGTGCGTCTCGTCGGGCACGGCGCCGGAGCGCGGATGGAGAACCGCGTACCCGGCGGAGACGTGAACCCCTATCTCTCGCTTGCAGCCATGCTCGCCGGCGGTCTGCACGGAATCGAGAACGGTCTCACCTTGGAGCCCGAGACCGTCGGAAACGCGTACTCCTCCGACAAACCCGAGGTGCCGAAGACGCTGCAGGAGGCGCGAGAGGCCTTCGTCGGTTCGGAGATCGCCCGCAAGGGTTTGGGCGACGAGGTGGTCGACCACTACGCGCGAATGGCGGAGGTCGAAGTAGAGGCCTACAACGCGGTCGTGACCGACTGGGAGCTGCGCCGCGGATTCGAGAGGATGTGA
- a CDS encoding FCD domain-containing protein has product MVIRTTEDGLTDAVLRPVRGHHAFESCVGRLANAVRLGVYPNGAALPPERELAARMEVSRATLREAIAALRMAGLVRTTRGRGGGTIVSYDPAHPETESLADLGDRRERLLDSLVFRQIVEGGACHVAASRTLSDEQRNLLREAHERVSAAEGPGVHRQADSQFHLAIAAITESPLIIDAVTGVQADLNDMLSAIPVLDVNIEHSDQQHSAITEAILAGRATKARRAMESHCDDTEALLRGLLG; this is encoded by the coding sequence GTGGTGATTCGCACGACCGAGGACGGCCTGACCGATGCCGTCCTACGCCCGGTACGCGGGCACCATGCGTTCGAGTCCTGCGTCGGTCGGCTCGCCAATGCGGTACGCCTCGGGGTCTATCCGAACGGAGCGGCGCTACCGCCGGAGCGCGAGCTCGCCGCGCGCATGGAGGTCTCTCGGGCAACGCTGCGCGAGGCGATCGCCGCACTTCGGATGGCCGGCCTCGTGCGTACGACAAGGGGGCGCGGCGGCGGCACGATTGTCTCGTACGACCCCGCACACCCGGAGACCGAGAGCCTGGCCGACCTCGGCGACAGGCGCGAGCGACTGCTCGACTCGCTGGTGTTCCGGCAGATCGTCGAGGGCGGCGCATGCCACGTAGCGGCGAGCCGCACGCTCAGCGACGAGCAGCGCAACCTGCTACGCGAGGCACACGAGCGGGTGTCGGCGGCCGAGGGCCCGGGCGTACACCGTCAAGCGGACTCACAGTTCCACCTCGCGATCGCGGCGATCACCGAGTCTCCGTTGATCATTGACGCTGTCACCGGCGTACAGGCCGATCTGAACGACATGTTGTCGGCGATACCGGTTCTCGACGTCAACATCGAACACTCGGACCAGCAACACTCCGCAATCACCGAGGCGATCCTCGCTGGTCGGGCGACGAAGGCCCGGCGAGCAATGGAGAGCCACTGTGACGACACCGAAGCGCTCCTGCGCGGACTATTGGGATGA
- a CDS encoding amino acid permease — protein MADPTNLSDDERRLAELGYKQELSRNWSGFSNFAISFSIISILAGCFTTFGQAWNNGGPVAISWGWPIISIFILIVGFTMSELVSAYPTSGGIYWWAAKMGGARAGFYTGWLNLIGLLAVTASVAYGCATFIDLTLGTFSESWEDGYSLGRVYLIFVALLAIAAVLNIFSGHLMAVLNNISVWWHVAGAAFIILILILVPDQHQSLDFVFTERLNNSGYADAKYWFLVLPLGFLLTQYTITGFDASAHLSEETEAASEGAAKGIWRSIAYSAIGGWIILLSFLFAVQDADAVTDGGGAVDVIFSQALPQGWHGTVLLISAAGQFFCTVACLTSASRMTFAFSRDGAIPGSRLWSKVSSSKVPANAVVFVAVIGAIITLPALKGVGGIPVAFYAVTSVAVIGLYLSFAIPIWLRWRMGDDFEPGSWTLGRKYRWMNLVAVIEIAIISIYFIMPFTPTAIPGHEDFAWENVNYAPVLTIGTLILLTIWWYASARNWFTGPKHTIDEAVVDAFDD, from the coding sequence ATGGCGGATCCGACCAATCTCTCGGACGATGAACGCCGGCTCGCCGAGCTCGGCTACAAACAAGAGCTCAGCCGGAACTGGTCCGGTTTCTCCAACTTCGCTATTTCCTTCTCGATCATCTCGATCCTCGCGGGTTGCTTCACGACGTTCGGCCAGGCATGGAACAACGGCGGACCGGTCGCCATCTCGTGGGGCTGGCCGATCATCTCGATCTTCATCCTGATCGTCGGCTTCACGATGTCCGAGCTGGTCTCGGCGTACCCGACTTCGGGCGGCATCTACTGGTGGGCCGCCAAGATGGGCGGGGCGCGAGCGGGCTTCTACACCGGCTGGCTGAACCTGATCGGACTGCTCGCCGTGACGGCTTCGGTCGCGTACGGGTGTGCGACCTTCATCGACCTGACGCTGGGTACGTTCAGTGAGAGCTGGGAGGACGGATACTCGCTCGGGCGGGTGTACCTGATCTTCGTGGCTCTCCTCGCGATCGCCGCGGTACTCAACATCTTCAGCGGCCACCTGATGGCGGTCCTGAACAACATCTCGGTGTGGTGGCACGTCGCCGGCGCGGCCTTCATCATCTTGATCCTGATCCTCGTACCCGACCAGCACCAGAGCCTCGACTTCGTGTTCACCGAGCGACTCAACAACTCCGGGTACGCCGACGCGAAGTACTGGTTCCTGGTGCTGCCTCTGGGGTTCCTGCTCACGCAGTACACGATCACCGGCTTCGACGCATCGGCTCACCTGTCCGAGGAGACCGAGGCGGCATCGGAGGGCGCCGCCAAGGGCATCTGGCGCTCGATCGCGTACTCCGCAATCGGCGGTTGGATCATCCTGCTGTCGTTCCTGTTCGCCGTGCAGGATGCGGACGCGGTCACCGACGGAGGTGGAGCCGTCGACGTCATCTTCAGCCAGGCACTCCCACAGGGGTGGCACGGAACCGTACTGCTGATCTCGGCGGCCGGTCAGTTCTTCTGCACCGTCGCCTGCCTCACGAGCGCATCGCGGATGACGTTCGCCTTCAGCCGCGACGGGGCGATCCCCGGCTCGCGGCTCTGGTCGAAGGTCTCGAGCAGCAAGGTCCCGGCCAACGCAGTCGTCTTCGTGGCCGTCATCGGCGCGATCATCACCCTGCCCGCGCTGAAGGGCGTCGGCGGCATTCCGGTCGCGTTCTACGCGGTCACGTCAGTGGCCGTGATCGGGTTGTACCTGTCGTTCGCTATCCCGATCTGGCTGCGCTGGCGGATGGGTGACGATTTCGAACCCGGGTCGTGGACCCTCGGCCGCAAGTATCGCTGGATGAACCTCGTCGCGGTGATCGAGATCGCGATCATCTCGATCTACTTCATCATGCCGTTCACACCGACGGCGATCCCCGGCCACGAGGACTTCGCCTGGGAGAACGTCAACTACGCACCGGTGCTCACCATCGGTACCTTGATCCTGCTGACGATCTGGTGGTACGCATCCGCCCGGAACTGGTTCACCGGACCGAAGCACACGATCGACGAGGCGGTCGTGGACGCCTTCGATGACTGA
- a CDS encoding GntR family transcriptional regulator — translation MRTLTVNDNAFTGMPDLRTAGGGPSHARIEQWLAGLIADGSLSTGDKLPPEGELAAAVGVSRMTLRQSLSALEQRELLQRRRGRGGGTFVARPRIECDLTGLPGFTEQMSRAHVRAGARMVTAQSRAAPPEVAKALEVPAGAQVYEIVRVRLADREPLALEETYLSADMFPGLLDRRLTGSLYSLMRRTYDRAPHAAREWLEPVVASAEHARLLDTEPSAPLMLVTRTAYTATGMPVEFAYDRYRADRTRIALRTSIEGSETAEPFRVDIRPE, via the coding sequence GTGCGGACGCTCACCGTCAACGACAACGCATTCACCGGCATGCCCGACCTTCGTACGGCCGGGGGCGGGCCGTCCCACGCGCGCATCGAACAATGGCTGGCGGGCCTGATCGCCGATGGTTCGCTCTCGACCGGTGACAAGCTGCCGCCGGAGGGCGAGCTGGCCGCCGCCGTTGGCGTGAGCCGGATGACCCTTCGCCAGTCCCTTTCTGCATTGGAGCAACGCGAATTGCTTCAGCGCAGGAGGGGACGCGGCGGAGGTACGTTCGTCGCCCGGCCGCGGATCGAATGCGACCTCACCGGACTCCCCGGATTCACCGAGCAGATGAGTCGGGCACACGTACGCGCGGGCGCTCGGATGGTCACCGCACAGAGTAGGGCGGCACCTCCGGAGGTCGCCAAGGCCCTCGAGGTCCCCGCGGGAGCGCAGGTGTACGAGATCGTGCGCGTACGTCTTGCCGACCGTGAGCCACTTGCCCTGGAGGAGACCTACCTGTCGGCAGACATGTTTCCCGGACTACTCGATCGCCGACTGACCGGATCGCTCTACTCGCTCATGCGCCGCACGTACGACCGCGCACCGCATGCGGCTCGCGAATGGCTGGAGCCGGTCGTTGCTTCGGCCGAGCACGCTCGGCTGCTCGACACAGAGCCTTCGGCGCCGCTGATGCTGGTCACCCGAACCGCATATACAGCCACCGGGATGCCCGTCGAGTTCGCGTATGATCGCTATCGCGCTGACCGCACCAGGATCGCCCTGCGCACCAGCATCGAGGGGTCCGAAACTGCCGAACCATTTCGGGTGGATATTCGGCCGGAGTAG
- a CDS encoding choline kinase family protein has protein sequence MVETGDPALEALDALAVLGDRPRTVEELSGGLTNRNLKVTSATGTHVVRCSRSDTELLGIDRDAEHANSRAAEAAGVGAPVLEYRPELSMLVIGYIDGITYDNHNFQVDGVVERAARACRQLHTGPAFVNEFDMFARQQRYLRIVRERGFALPPRYETFTDDFARMRTALTVRAEPLVPCNNDLLAGNFIDDGDKLWLIDYEYSGNNDACFELGNISTECDLTAEQLEELVTAYFERPLRNKIARTRLQAIASQYGWSLWGVIQDATSPLDFDFHAWSMERYERAAAAFTSTSFDTLLEEVQRDD, from the coding sequence ATGGTCGAGACAGGAGACCCGGCGCTCGAGGCGCTCGACGCGTTGGCGGTACTCGGCGATCGCCCGCGTACCGTCGAGGAGCTCTCCGGCGGGTTGACCAACCGCAACCTCAAGGTGACGTCGGCGACCGGTACCCATGTCGTGCGCTGCAGTCGCAGCGACACGGAGCTGCTCGGCATCGACCGTGACGCCGAGCATGCGAACTCCCGTGCTGCCGAGGCCGCCGGCGTCGGTGCGCCCGTTCTCGAGTACCGCCCTGAGCTCAGCATGCTCGTCATCGGCTACATCGACGGCATCACGTACGACAACCACAACTTCCAGGTCGACGGCGTCGTCGAACGCGCGGCGAGAGCCTGCCGGCAGCTTCACACCGGGCCCGCTTTCGTCAACGAGTTCGACATGTTCGCCCGACAGCAGCGCTACCTGCGGATCGTGCGCGAACGCGGTTTCGCCCTACCACCCCGGTACGAAACGTTCACCGACGACTTCGCTCGCATGCGTACGGCGCTCACCGTACGCGCGGAGCCGCTCGTACCGTGCAACAACGATCTGCTGGCGGGCAACTTCATCGACGACGGCGATAAGCTCTGGCTGATCGACTACGAGTACTCCGGTAACAACGACGCTTGCTTCGAGCTCGGCAACATCAGCACCGAATGTGATCTGACTGCCGAGCAGCTCGAAGAGCTCGTGACGGCGTACTTCGAACGACCACTACGCAACAAGATCGCCCGCACCCGGCTGCAGGCGATCGCCTCGCAGTACGGGTGGTCGCTCTGGGGTGTGATCCAAGACGCGACCAGCCCGCTCGACTTCGACTTCCATGCCTGGAGCATGGAGCGCTACGAGCGTGCCGCGGCCGCCTTCACTTCCACAAGCTTCGACACGCTTCTCGAGGAGGTCCAGCGCGATGACTGA
- a CDS encoding FAD-dependent oxidoreductase, with product MTELPSRAQVVIVGGGVIGASVAYHLTKLGRTDVVLLEQGELSCGTTWHAAGLVGQLRASESGTRLVQYSTELYAALEAEVGLSAGYKRCGGVTVARTPERMTQLRRTASTAEAYGLECELLTAEQAQERYPVMRVDDLVGGIWLPGDGKANPTDLTMALAKGARQGGASIHERVRVTGFGVRDGAVASVHTDVGDIEAEIVVNCAGQWAKHLGDQVGVTIPLHSAEHFYVVTDQLGGVHPDLPILRDPDGYTYFKEEVGGLIVGGFEPDAKPWRSPHDLPYPFEFQLLDEDWEHFSVLMDSALERIPALGETGIRKFYNGPESFTPDNQFILGEAPTLRNYFVGAGFNSVGIASAGGAGRALAEWIVEGRATADLLAVDIRRFAPFHGNNAWLRSRVSEILGLHYAIPWPNRELSTARPFRRSPVHDRLADRNAYFGSKMGWERPNYFAPSGEKPDIEYAWGKQNWLPWSSAEQLATRNAVAVFDQTSFSKYLVTGGDAVAALQWICTNDVDVPIGRAVYTGLLNDGGTYESDLTVTRTGPQTYLLVSSSASTERDQDWIRRNLPAGTTTQIVDVTSAYAVLGVMGPRSRDLLSRLTDADLGSDAFQFGESRELTIGAATVRATRITYVGELGWELYVPTDFAVGVYDDLMAAGADLGIVDAGYYAIESMRLEKGYRAFGRELTPDYGPVEAGLTFACKLKTDIDFIGRSAVEQAKAAGPRKRLVSFVVSDPEPMLWGGELVLRDGVAAGIVTSAAWGATTRACVGLAYVTATDGEVANADWVRAGTYSVNVAGTTYPVEVSLRAPYDPKSERVR from the coding sequence ATGACTGAGCTCCCGTCGCGGGCACAGGTCGTGATAGTCGGCGGCGGCGTGATCGGGGCCAGCGTCGCGTACCACCTGACGAAGCTCGGCCGGACCGACGTCGTACTACTCGAGCAGGGCGAGTTGTCGTGCGGCACGACTTGGCATGCCGCCGGGCTCGTCGGTCAGTTGCGCGCATCCGAGAGCGGCACTCGTCTGGTGCAGTACTCGACCGAGCTGTACGCGGCTCTCGAGGCCGAAGTCGGACTGAGCGCGGGCTACAAGCGCTGCGGAGGCGTCACCGTTGCGCGTACTCCCGAACGCATGACTCAGTTGCGACGCACTGCCTCCACTGCGGAGGCGTACGGACTCGAGTGTGAGCTGCTCACCGCGGAGCAGGCGCAGGAGCGGTATCCCGTCATGCGCGTCGACGATCTCGTCGGCGGCATCTGGCTGCCCGGAGACGGCAAGGCGAACCCGACGGATCTGACGATGGCACTCGCCAAGGGGGCCCGGCAGGGTGGCGCGTCCATCCACGAGCGGGTCCGGGTGACCGGCTTCGGCGTACGAGACGGCGCCGTCGCCTCGGTGCACACCGATGTCGGCGACATCGAGGCCGAGATCGTCGTCAACTGCGCCGGCCAGTGGGCGAAGCACCTCGGCGACCAGGTCGGCGTTACGATCCCACTGCACTCCGCCGAGCACTTCTATGTCGTCACCGATCAACTCGGCGGCGTACATCCCGACCTGCCGATCCTGCGTGATCCGGACGGCTATACGTACTTCAAGGAGGAGGTCGGCGGCCTGATCGTCGGCGGGTTCGAACCCGATGCGAAGCCCTGGCGCTCGCCGCATGATCTGCCGTACCCGTTCGAGTTCCAGCTGCTCGACGAGGACTGGGAGCACTTCTCGGTGCTGATGGACAGCGCACTCGAACGCATTCCGGCGCTCGGCGAGACGGGAATCCGCAAGTTCTACAACGGACCTGAGAGTTTCACGCCCGATAACCAGTTCATCCTCGGCGAGGCGCCGACACTGCGTAACTACTTTGTGGGCGCGGGGTTCAACTCCGTCGGCATTGCGTCGGCGGGCGGCGCAGGTCGCGCGCTCGCGGAGTGGATCGTCGAGGGCCGGGCGACGGCCGACCTGCTCGCGGTCGACATCAGGAGGTTCGCGCCGTTCCATGGCAACAACGCCTGGTTGCGCTCGCGGGTTTCGGAGATCCTCGGCCTGCACTACGCGATCCCCTGGCCGAACCGCGAGCTCTCGACCGCCCGGCCGTTCCGGCGCTCACCCGTGCACGACCGGCTCGCGGACCGCAACGCCTACTTCGGCAGCAAGATGGGCTGGGAACGCCCGAACTACTTCGCACCGAGTGGCGAGAAGCCAGACATCGAGTACGCATGGGGCAAACAGAACTGGCTGCCCTGGTCGTCGGCCGAGCAGCTCGCGACCCGCAACGCGGTGGCGGTGTTCGACCAGACCTCGTTCTCGAAATACCTCGTCACCGGCGGCGACGCCGTCGCGGCACTGCAATGGATCTGCACCAACGACGTCGACGTGCCCATCGGCCGAGCCGTCTACACCGGGCTGTTGAACGACGGCGGGACGTACGAGTCGGACCTCACCGTCACTCGCACCGGACCCCAGACGTACCTCCTCGTCAGTAGCTCGGCGTCAACTGAGCGGGACCAGGACTGGATCCGGCGCAACCTGCCCGCCGGGACCACGACACAGATCGTCGATGTCACCTCGGCGTACGCGGTGCTCGGGGTCATGGGACCACGCTCGCGCGACCTGTTGTCGCGGTTGACCGACGCCGACCTCGGCTCGGACGCCTTCCAGTTCGGCGAGAGTCGCGAGCTGACGATCGGCGCGGCGACCGTACGCGCGACCCGGATCACCTACGTCGGTGAGCTCGGCTGGGAGCTCTATGTACCAACGGACTTCGCCGTCGGCGTGTACGACGATCTCATGGCCGCCGGCGCCGACCTCGGAATCGTCGACGCCGGCTACTACGCGATCGAGTCAATGCGCCTGGAGAAGGGCTACCGCGCATTCGGCCGCGAGCTGACCCCCGACTACGGACCCGTCGAGGCGGGGCTGACCTTCGCCTGCAAGCTGAAGACCGATATCGACTTCATCGGCCGTTCGGCAGTCGAGCAGGCCAAGGCGGCCGGTCCACGGAAGCGGCTCGTTTCGTTCGTCGTATCGGATCCTGAGCCGATGCTCTGGGGCGGCGAGCTGGTGCTCCGCGACGGGGTTGCGGCCGGCATCGTCACGTCGGCCGCGTGGGGAGCGACGACGCGAGCCTGCGTCGGGCTCGCGTACGTCACCGCGACAGATGGAGAGGTCGCGAACGCCGACTGGGTACGCGCAGGAACGTACTCCGTGAACGTGGCCGGCACGACGTACCCCGTCGAGGTCTCCTTGCGGGCGCCGTACGACCCGAAGAGCGAACGCGTGCGCTGA
- a CDS encoding isocitrate lyase/phosphoenolpyruvate mutase family protein has translation MSPDQRERASDFARLHTTTEPLILPNAWDVSSARAVERAGATAIATTSAAHAWGLGLDDGGDLDLELVIASLARIVASVDLPVSADIEAGYADGHDELARNIAAILDTGIVGVNLEDTDARALRTRADQAARIETVRRAADEQGVELFINARIDTYFTDGIAETQRPAETLERAKSYVDAGASGVFVPGLLDPPILSELASALQVPVNAMLMPGAPSIEELSEAGVSRISVGPALHGVASKAIEAAAVGLLSGGTYPA, from the coding sequence ATGTCACCTGATCAGCGCGAGCGTGCATCTGACTTCGCCCGGCTCCACACCACGACTGAGCCCCTCATACTCCCCAATGCCTGGGACGTCTCGTCGGCGCGAGCTGTCGAACGCGCCGGCGCTACGGCCATTGCCACCACGAGCGCCGCACACGCGTGGGGGCTCGGACTCGACGACGGAGGTGACCTCGACCTCGAGTTGGTGATCGCTTCCCTCGCTCGCATCGTCGCGTCGGTCGACCTACCCGTCTCGGCGGACATCGAGGCCGGGTACGCCGATGGCCACGATGAGCTCGCCCGCAACATCGCGGCGATCCTGGACACCGGCATCGTGGGAGTCAATCTCGAGGACACGGACGCGCGCGCCCTTCGTACCCGCGCTGACCAAGCGGCGCGGATCGAGACCGTACGCCGAGCAGCCGACGAGCAGGGCGTTGAGCTGTTCATCAATGCCCGGATCGACACCTACTTCACCGACGGGATCGCGGAGACGCAGCGGCCGGCCGAGACCTTGGAGCGAGCGAAGTCGTACGTCGATGCCGGCGCCAGTGGGGTCTTCGTGCCGGGACTGCTCGACCCACCCATACTGTCCGAGCTGGCCAGCGCGCTCCAGGTGCCCGTCAACGCGATGCTGATGCCCGGAGCGCCCAGCATCGAAGAGCTTTCGGAGGCAGGCGTTAGTCGGATCAGCGTCGGTCCGGCACTGCATGGGGTCGCGAGCAAGGCGATCGAGGCCGCAGCGGTCGGACTGTTGTCCGGCGGTACCTATCCGGCCTAG
- a CDS encoding LapA family protein produces MTDQSDRGEGRPLRISPKLVVGLVIAVVALVFIFQNTSKGRIDFLFWTISMPAWIWLLVIFVAGLVVGSLFPWMRGRRKER; encoded by the coding sequence ATGACCGATCAGTCCGACCGTGGTGAGGGACGACCGTTACGGATCAGTCCGAAGCTCGTTGTCGGTCTGGTGATCGCCGTCGTCGCGCTCGTGTTCATCTTTCAGAACACCAGCAAGGGCAGGATCGACTTCCTGTTCTGGACGATCTCGATGCCTGCCTGGATCTGGCTGTTGGTCATCTTCGTGGCGGGTCTCGTCGTCGGGTCGCTGTTCCCGTGGATGCGCGGTCGACGCAAGGAGCGTTGA
- a CDS encoding deoxyribonuclease IV: MSNVAEKIGAHVDQTDPIAEAEARSASVVQIFLGDPQGYKGPEWAYDGGPEALKADAEAAGIDLYVHAPYLINVATTNNRIRIPSRKLLQQHVDAAASIGAKGLIVHGGHVNKTDDPEKGFDNWRKAIEATDLKLPVLIENTAGGDNAMTRYLDRIARVWDAISKAEGFDNVGFCLDTCHAHAGGNALETIVDDVRAITGRIDLVHCNDSRDEFDSGADRHANLGAGNIDPDLIVGVVRSAGVPVVCETPGGATEHTADIEWLRERVTQA; this comes from the coding sequence ATGAGCAACGTCGCGGAGAAGATCGGTGCCCACGTCGACCAGACCGACCCGATCGCGGAGGCCGAGGCGCGGTCCGCATCGGTCGTGCAGATCTTCCTTGGTGACCCCCAGGGTTACAAGGGGCCGGAGTGGGCGTACGACGGGGGGCCGGAGGCGCTCAAGGCAGACGCCGAAGCCGCTGGCATCGACCTGTACGTCCACGCGCCGTACCTGATCAACGTCGCGACGACCAACAACCGCATCCGCATCCCGAGCCGCAAGCTGCTGCAGCAACACGTCGACGCGGCCGCCTCGATCGGGGCCAAGGGCCTGATCGTGCACGGCGGTCACGTCAACAAGACAGACGACCCGGAGAAGGGTTTCGACAACTGGCGCAAGGCCATCGAGGCCACCGACCTCAAGCTGCCGGTGCTGATCGAGAACACCGCCGGCGGAGACAACGCCATGACCCGCTACCTCGACCGCATCGCGCGGGTGTGGGATGCGATCTCGAAGGCCGAGGGGTTCGACAACGTCGGGTTCTGCCTCGACACCTGCCACGCCCATGCGGGCGGCAACGCGTTGGAGACGATCGTCGATGACGTACGCGCGATCACCGGTCGCATCGACCTGGTGCATTGCAATGACAGCCGTGACGAGTTCGACTCCGGAGCCGACCGCCATGCCAACCTCGGCGCCGGCAACATCGATCCCGACCTCATCGTCGGAGTCGTACGAAGTGCGGGCGTACCCGTGGTCTGCGAAACTCCAGGTGGTGCCACCGAGCACACAGCCGATATCGAGTGGCTTCGAGAGCGCGTCACGCAAGCCTGA
- a CDS encoding iron-siderophore ABC transporter substrate-binding protein, whose amino-acid sequence MTFTLRRTATLIASVALFTTVGCGSDSSDSSESDSEPVGDASAYPVTIDTSFGAVEIEEPPERVVTIGFSDQDFALALGVEPVGVREFLGYDAPNRPWAPKSVQGKEIPTVGAEELNVEKVASLDPDLILGLNGYIDKATYELLAEFAPTVAETDAGAPDWEEQTLLTGKALGVEAEAKDLVQQTKQAFADARDEHPEFEGKSAAFALGGAYALGTDDYRSGWLTDLGFTVPKTGGEVSEEELGTFDADVLIAEGVEEDVAESELFQSLDVVKQNRMVDVGEFSDDFAGALGFNSPLSLPYVLEVAVPRLAAATDDDPSTKPAPYPES is encoded by the coding sequence ATGACCTTCACGCTACGCCGCACCGCGACCCTGATCGCTTCGGTCGCACTCTTCACGACCGTCGGTTGTGGATCAGACTCATCCGACTCCTCCGAGTCCGATAGCGAACCGGTCGGCGACGCATCGGCGTACCCGGTCACCATCGATACGTCGTTCGGCGCAGTCGAGATCGAGGAGCCCCCGGAGCGCGTGGTGACGATCGGCTTCAGCGATCAGGACTTCGCACTCGCTCTCGGTGTCGAGCCGGTCGGCGTCCGCGAGTTTCTGGGTTATGACGCGCCGAATCGGCCTTGGGCACCAAAGAGCGTGCAGGGCAAGGAGATCCCGACGGTCGGCGCCGAGGAGCTCAATGTCGAGAAGGTCGCGTCGCTCGACCCCGATCTCATCCTCGGGCTGAACGGCTACATCGACAAGGCGACGTACGAACTTCTCGCCGAGTTCGCACCGACTGTTGCCGAGACCGACGCCGGTGCGCCGGACTGGGAGGAGCAGACGCTGCTCACCGGCAAGGCGCTCGGCGTGGAAGCCGAGGCGAAGGATCTCGTACAGCAGACGAAGCAGGCGTTCGCCGACGCCCGCGACGAGCATCCCGAGTTCGAGGGAAAGAGCGCGGCGTTTGCGCTGGGCGGCGCGTACGCACTGGGCACGGACGACTACCGATCCGGCTGGTTGACCGATCTCGGATTCACCGTGCCGAAGACAGGCGGAGAAGTGAGCGAGGAGGAGCTCGGAACCTTCGACGCCGACGTGCTGATCGCGGAGGGTGTCGAAGAGGACGTGGCTGAGTCCGAGTTGTTCCAGAGTCTCGACGTAGTCAAGCAGAACCGGATGGTCGACGTGGGTGAGTTCTCCGACGACTTCGCCGGCGCGCTCGGGTTCAACAGTCCGCTGAGCCTGCCGTACGTACTGGAGGTCGCAGTGCCACGGCTTGCCGCGGCCACCGACGACGACCCGTCGACGAAGCCCGCGCCGTACCCGGAGAGCTGA